The Longimicrobium sp. genomic sequence GGCCGCGGCCGCCGCGACGGCGAAGGCGACGACGGCGTCCCTCCGCACCGCCGCCTGCGGCGCGGCGCCGTTCGACGGCGACACCACGAGCTGCTTCCACAGGCGCTCCGAGTGCTCGCGCGCGAACTCCCGTGAGAGGGCGTCGAGGTTGCCCATGCGCTTCACCGCCATCAGGAACGCTTCATCCGGGGCGAGCCCCGCGTCGACCAGGACCGCTATCTGCTCGCGCAGATGGTCTTCCAGCTCCGCTACATCCACGGAGTGGATCGCCTGCCGGCGGCGGAGGTAGCTCCGCCATCGGTCGATCTGCTCCTCGAGCGATACCGCGTCACCTGGAACCGGCATCGCTCAGGCTCCCTGTGGCAGTGGAGCGGCTGCCGCCGGGTGGCTGGCCGGGACGGAAAGGGAGAGCGCCTGCCAGATGCCCCGTAGCGTAGCGTCCACCGCTTGCCACTGCCTGCGTTCCTCCGCGAGCTGAGCCCGGCCCCGGGACGTGATCCGGTAGTACTTGCGACGGCGGCCGCTCTCCGCAACTTCCCACCGCGCCTCGACGTGGCCGAGCCGCTCGAGCCGATGCAGAACGGGGTAGAGCATCCCGTCCGTCCACTCCATGCGCCCTCCGGACAGCTCCCGAACTCGCTTGAGGATGGCGTAGCCGTAGCTGTCCTCTTCGGCCAGGATCCCCAGGACCATCGG encodes the following:
- a CDS encoding permease prefix domain 1-containing protein encodes the protein MPVPGDAVSLEEQIDRWRSYLRRRQAIHSVDVAELEDHLREQIAVLVDAGLAPDEAFLMAVKRMGNLDALSREFAREHSERLWKQLVVSPSNGAAPQAAVRRDAVVAFAVAAAAA
- a CDS encoding PadR family transcriptional regulator → MEINKDLIAASSTPMVLGILAEEDSYGYAILKRVRELSGGRMEWTDGMLYPVLHRLERLGHVEARWEVAESGRRRKYYRITSRGRAQLAEERRQWQAVDATLRGIWQALSLSVPASHPAAAAPLPQGA